The DNA segment TTCTTCATTAACTTGATATCTCTTGTCGCTAACAGGACTACACCAATgcagtgatcccctaatgtgaAAATTACAACCAATTCATAACAATGTCGAatatcattcattatttatgtcACCACATCTACGTTCAAAGTGGGATTCATCATCTATCCAATCTCTATCTATTCATCATTATCTTTAcattatccattcatccatttctcCATGCATTTCTTTATAACTCCATCCCTTCAACATGTGGGCAAGCAAGCTCAATTAAGACAAGACATTGACACTTCTATAACATCCAACGTAAACAATAACATTCTATagaattcaattatttattagCAATACCCACGTGCCAAGCTTGTAAAACAGGAGCTGGACACCACACAATACAATAAGAAATTAACAGTCTCCAATTACAATCAACAATCGATAAAGAAGCTTTGACCTTACCGACGATATGACTGGAATCTAGGCGTGGGTAGGTAGTAGAACATTGGTATAAACTTGTTAATATTTTGATGGCCATTCTTTAGGTatctttattttcaatatactCAATATTGGATGGTGTACCTAAAGATATCAAAGTTTTAAGAGAAGAAAGGAGTTAATTTAGGGTGGAGAGGTTAAGTAATTCTGAGCAGCTTTGATGTCCGATTGTGACCCTCTCTTACTATAATCATATAATTGACATTGTAAGAGGAGTAGGTCCATAATTGGTtaagttaaaaagaaaactgTTAACAAGAGAAAACGATATTGGACAGCTGTTTGGATATAGTGAAACATTCTTTATAAATCAGGAATGCCACTTAAACATGTCAGTAATCTCTAAAATGGTATAAGTATACATGGGATTTAACAACCTACAAACATGTTAAAAATGACTACTATTTCTAGAAATAGAGGAGATCTTTCAAAAATATCTACTTTGGTGTTATCACTAATAATCACGAGCTGTCCATGACTACAATTGGGGCAAACATATTATCACTATATTACATTATACCAACACAACTAACATACGACTAGATTCAATGGGATTATAGGGAGGCAATACCACATTGTGTAAAGATGTTACAAACTCGTTACTACACAAACACAATAGTCGCACTCGGAAAGTTTAGGTGTGTAAGTGGTCATTATAAATACGAGcgtttatttattagttttaaactCACTCCAACACAAGATTACTGTCaccattttataataaacttatatattaattaatttaaataatatgtcGTTAATATCAATGAATAAACAACAAGAATGTCTAGGAATAGTAACAAAATGATTACACtccctaaaaataaatttataaagcAAATTACAATAAGTCTGTCTATTATAAGCAATAGAATCTAATGAAGTGATACAATAGGATAATTTTAATGTGACAAAAATTAAGTCCATAACATTTCAATGAATATACTTACTAGTAGTATGGTATTTTATTGAGCTGCTGACTAATAGCCAATGGATTGAGTGGATTTAAAAGTTAACAAGAGAGATCGCATGTTAATTGAGATCCTCTTGTATCCCTTAGAGCACAAGATCTGAAAGACAAAATGTTAATTTGAGTAATTAAGGaatttaaaaggaaaaacaCACTAATTTAAAGATAATACATAGGCCTTAGGAGATTTGTGTTTAACTTTAAGatcacaatataataacaacaaaatgggACATGATGACCCAATTAACAATGTGTTGACTGGAATTGCTATAGACTAGGATAAAATTGATTATAGTAAATTTTTGCCTACAAAGTTGGACTTATGTTTCATGCGAgtcattttaaagacaaaagttaGAAGTTTGATGAATGCCGTAAGCTATTTAagaataaaatgacattatGAGACCTATGGGGTCAGAGGACAGGAGCTGAAGGATAAACACATAATTTGACCATAAGGGTGGAGGAAATGCTGAGATAGGGAAATTATTTCTACAGTCTCATCAGAGACCATACGGCGGTAAGAGAGTGAGCTTAagggtaaacataatatttctaAGTCTCACATAGACAAGTTTTTAGGGGTATAGTGAGCGCGAAGGATATCCATTATAGTATTGGACCATATGGGTGCGAGTAGAGCTGATGATAAACATAATTCTAATTTCATCAGGGGGACATATGGGTAGAGGCTTGATACGAAGGATAAATCCTATTATGGACGATGACCGGGTTAGAGGAGAGCTGAGGATAAACACATTATTCTGAACCTCTTAGACTTCaggtgaacaaaaaaaatcaataatagGTCACTTTAATATTAGtcacacaaaaataaagtatatataatattatgtacttgtatattatttagacagtcctCAATGTTTGCCGTCAATATAAACTCCATCAATAcacaatgtaatataaattcattattattgACTGTAATAGGAATAGAGTCAAAAGGAGAATAGACAAATAACTGTAATTagaatgtaatataatattgttataatgttAGACATGCTACATACCAGGATAGAGGGCTACAACTTACCCTTTTTAAAACAGGTCCCTTGATGACAACACCACCTTTGACCACCATTGGTAACTGACTTGGTTTGACTCCAATTGATAGCCACAAGTTTTAAAAGATTGTCTTATTTGCTTGGAATTTTTTGATAAGTTGTAATTCTGCTTGTTTTTGCTGAGTTTATGAAAGGACTTATGAGTCATGGAAAGAAGGGTGTGGTCTAATTCAGTAAGTATTATTAACAGTTGTTTCAAAGCTaagtattgttttttgttgagaGTTTCTCTATCAATTTTTTGAACAGATCTAACATAGACGAAGCAGGTCAGACACTTTTATGAGCCCCACCCATTCTACCCTTGTAGTCCAATTAAGTGCCCATCCATGGAAGCAAATCGATGTCGATAATTCTTCCAGCTCATTCCAATGAAAACTCACTAAACTATTTGAAGTTGTACTACACTCATTCCCACACCCTTTGTGGTAAACTAACCAGCGTGGTGGGTGCCAAATGTACATTATGcaacatgatgatgatgtcatttattaaattaatcagTGTGTATATAAACACTGCAACCTCCAGTCCTAACCAGTAACTATCAACTAAACGCTGCAGGTCAGTGGAAGTTTACTGCTAAAGACTATCAACTCACGTTACTTCACAAAGTATGTATGCAAAGCAATGTCGCCTAGTTCTATTTAtcttatttctatttttattgcAGGCATGATGAATTCTGTTATAAAAACTctctatttgtttttttgtttgcttttcaTAGTTGGTGACTCTCAAAATTCAAAAGATATTTCGTGCTAAAAGAAATATCAGAGTGAAGAGTGTATACTTTGTGCATATGAAATCCTCTGTCACTACTGCAAAAAATACATGACTATGTCTCTGACCTAATTCAACTTCAGAAGAAACATTCGATCTATACCTGGATTTAAGATTGAGTTGCATGCCATTGTACAAAGAAGTTGCATACGGATTTCAGCTAAGCTGTCTAAAGGTTGATTTACAAAAAAGGTCAGCAAAAGTTGTAAATTGTATTACAAGATGTACAGGATTATTTTAATTGATTGTTACTAATTGACTTTACACTTTGTCACTTAAACCATTAGTTTAAAAGAGTTAACAAAGAAAATAGCTAATGGTTAATAGCTTTGACATTTATTTGAATCAATATGCATGTgctataaaatatgattttgtaTGTCATGCAGCAGCTTACTGCAGCTGGTGCTGTGGTTATCGAGAAATTAACTTTGTATGTAAACTCTGTCATGCAAAAATGGTTAGATAAaagaaggagacagagaaataaCTGGTACTTTTGTTTATGAAATAAGTGCTTTAAAAAGGAATTACAATATCAGCTCCATATGCCACTTGTGGTCTGTGGTTGTTAACAGTTAGCATAGCAACCATTTGTAAAAGGATTCCAAATAGTATCTACCATAGAACATGACacaaattagtaaaaaagtgaATATTTTATGTCACTAGATCCAATTGGCTGTGCTTGAACTACATGTGAAGTATATAGCATGTTAATCACTAGTAATATAAGAGATGTATTTTCTGAGCCAATTTCTCATAAAATCTCATCTCTCAAATGTcatctgacaataaatgacAATTAATTGTGTTTACTGCTTACATCCAAAGTCACTTCTTTACCAAAAACGTTTAAAAGTGTGCTGTATCTTTGAGTTAGTGGGTCtgtaaactaaaatattttgtttattgataaatattattgtgGAAGCATCATGTTAATGATCTCATTAGAAATGTGTTATGGTCTAGTTCAAATTCCATTGATAGTTAATGGACAATATAATTCCTATAGAGAGTGCTATCTACTAACAATCTTTCTTCTCATGTATATGTCATAATATTACATAACACATTTACTGACacactgtttatttttatctttagatAATTGACAGTGATGAAGTGGACTCAGTCAATGAAGAGTCATTACATGTAAAGCTTGGAAGTAAGATTAATACGTCTATGGGGTCTGGATCGTCGTCTGGATGGCAAGACCTTACAACAGCCGATATCAAAGACCTTGCAAAATTAACAGGCAAGGGAGTTGATGTCTATGTATTAGACTCTGGCATATGGTATACTCACAATGAGTTTGAGGGGAGAGCTATGTCCCCTGGATGTGATCCTGTTGACCAGTTATTTGGGACAAATCGTAGTGGGTTGGATTGTATGGACATGGTACGCATGTTGCTGGAACCATTGGAGGAAAGACCTTTGGTGTAGCTAAGGAAGCAACAATATTTAGTGTCCGAGTACTTGATTGTACTAACTTAGGTACAGCTAACACTATTGTGTTAGGAGCtgaatgtgttattaaaaaagCAATGAAGAGAAAGAGACCATCAGTTGTTAATGTTTCCATATATGGAGAAAAAAACTTGATTGTTAAAAGAGCTTTAGATGTTTTAATGCGAAAAGGAATTAGTGGTTATTAGTATAGCTGGCAACAATGAAAACAATCCTCGAGATTCTTGTTAAGGTAGCTCCTGGTTCTATTCATGGTGTAATCACTGCATCTGCCATAGAAAATGATAAAccatttgtttattcaaatgCTGGAGTTTGTGTGGATTTGTATGCACCTGGTTCTGATATTCAAAGTGCTGCTCACATCTTGATATCTGTCGCTCTACAAGAAGTGGTTCATCAATGGCTGCTCTCATGTAACTGGAGCCATAGCATTGCTCTTAGAGAAGTGTCCAACTATAACTCCATGGAGAGTACGTCATCTTCTGCTGTCACAAATGGTACAACCTAATAAATTGGATTTTTCAGTTTTACCTTCAAGATTTCGACAAACTACTCCAAATCTTTTACTACATACTTCATCTCTTCCATGCAATCTGCAGTGTTTAATTATAAGTGATGTGttaatgtatgtaatattgtaatagtaaaaaaatacatttgtgttGAAATAATTCATTATAAGCGCCATCACTAAAGGGAAGATAAATGAAAAGCTCAGCAAGAGGTGGTGTAAAGGGTATGTACCTACTTCCTCAATGAAATTGCTTATAAAGCATTCACAATGATAGATATAATgcaaaaacacaacatttaaaaGCTATTATATAAACTACaacaattagtaaaaataataaaaatgtcatgcaaatattgtatatttttgaaGAAACAGCAAGCATTTAGCATGTCCATGTtcctataattaaattatatgaattaactaaaatacttttaagtagaaatataaaaacaaagacaGCCTATGTTTATAATAAGCAGTATACATCAGTTGACGATAATAAGTACAAGTACTTATTACTGGTCACAACCTCTAATGGACTGAagctttttttaaatctttattagattaaaagttgattatattataaattatattcacaaatcaatcaataaaacatCATTGTCCCTGTCCTATACTACTGTTATGGATGTTTCATAGTAGTGACATCCACTTTCACTTTGATGAACACTGTATCTTCAACTATAAAGCCTCCTTGCATTAGTTCATTTAATGACACAAAACGAGGGAACCAGATGCCACATTCATGTTCAGATTTGGGCTTCTGGAAAGAGCTGCTTAAAGGATCTGGTTGAAATATATCAATGATATCACGACCtccacattggttaattaattttgaatGTTACTTTGTGAGTAAATGgcccattgtaagatgttatcaaaTTCTCCTTTCATTACGACAAAGAACAATGACATGTGAGTGCCTTTACCAATACCATCTCCAAGAATGTAAAGACGTAGACACATTTTGTTAACCATAGCGACTAGAATAAATGGAAGACTAAATATTGAGGTGTATTTGCCGGTTCTTGCATCTTCCATTCGTTGAGAAAACTGAGGTATTTTCCAAACATTGTACCATCATAATTGCTGTTTCTCCATTAGAGACAAACGAAAGTCTCTATCCTCATTTTCAGAACTTTTGGTTGAATTGTTGATTCTAAATTATTCACTTTGTCTTGGAGTGCGTAGATTACACTGTCTTTCTCAGAAAGATGTTTATGTAACTGGTCCACTTCATATTTTGTTGCAATAGACTGTGCTAATTTATCTAATCCAGGCACATTAGCTGAGGCCATTTCCATTGAGTATGGTTGTAATCAGGATCATGCGTTATAGCCTCCATCTGATTGGatcatttgaaaattattttagcaGTAGCTCACGTGTAGTTGATGTAGATAGTGAAGACCCAGTACCATCCTTTTCAACTTCATTgctatttgttttttatgtgaGGTGAGATTTGAGATTAGAGAGGAAAGAAGCAATTAGCAATAAGTGAGAAATGATACCACTAGGAGTTGATAAatgtttttgaacaaatttgTCACGAACACCTCTAGTCATCTAAAGAGATACAATATAAACAAAgtacatatatagtatatattatgacttacttctttcttttcagaACAGCCTATATCTTTAAAAGGACAGTGAGTAATAGCTTCAGGACATAAGTCAACATGACTGGTGTATACTAAAGAGATAGTGAATATACAGTAAAAAATAGAAATGCGATGAGTGTGCATTATGTAAAACACACTGATGTGTTGATAACTTGTGAATATCTATGTCATACCTTAGGCTATTGATATGGCTTCAATATTAAGCTTGTGATGCATAAACAACTTGTGTCAGTATTTTCCTAATTTATCTACATGTTATTCATGTTACtaatttttaagtaaacaattatTATGTTTCTATTATTAATGCTGCTATTTcttaaataaacaattacagTTCTAATAACTAGGGTTAGAAACCTTTTAATTGTtccattaatgtaatttatagcTTAATTTATGGGGCTTGTAAGCTTGGAAAATATTGATTGGGttctgtaaatatttttgtcaacATACCTCAGCAGGTGACATGTAGTCTTTACAATGAGGGCACGCATTCATCtcataaacacacatttttaaatgatCTCCTAATTGTCCCCAATAAACCAGACCAATCACAGCCATGTTTACGGTTTTTACAGATGACAGGGAAAACGATTGATCTCTTTACGAATAAATCTATCTGGAAAAAACTagaaaagaaaaagatgatATAAAATCACATGACGTTGGTCATAACTTGTCTTACTGGCTTTCCATCTTCATCAGTTAATTCCTCACTACCTTCAAGTCTTGGACAAGTTGGTTAGGACTATGAAAAGATCAACAATTACTTTATTCATCAAGTTAACTATAAGTACTTCTTCTCAAACACATTTCTTCAGCACATCCTTGACATAACCAATGGCCACAACTCGTTTGGACAGCATCACGTAGAATATATTGACATTTTGGACATTGATATTTTTCTAGTTCCTCCCTGTTattgtcaataaacaaacagaaGAATTGATTAAACGTAGACATTAACCAGAAATCGAATAGGTATACTCTTATCGCTTCgttttatactttttttaaaatgctgaCTATTTGATTACAAGAGCAGCAGTGTTGAATAAACTTGCAGTGTTGCTGATACAGAGGGGGAATTTCCCTAGTTACATACTCTGCTTTGATTTATGCTACTACAATCGCCTCCTCTGAACTCAATTTGCTATACAAACTGGATGATAGGTGAtccaaatattataatttagttatttTGCCTTAACTGCAAACTGCTACAAATTGGATGATACGATAAAGGGTAGAATTACGATATAATTGATTTTGTATCCAAGTTCCTAAAGACACTAAAACAATACCTATTAAACATACCATTACATAGGACAAATAAATTCAAATGCATACAAGAAACTAAAGTTGGTCCCTGCAAAGTCAGAAATTGCAGGACAATAATATTCTCTTGTGGTTTTGGGTGACTTTACTATTACTCATGTTTTTAGTcttggtttattttgttttatatgggCAGTTCGCTGGAATCGCAAAGGAAAAGGGATGATTCTAAAGTATTAAATGTTCAAGTTAATTTAGAGAAACATTGATTGATATTTGATCAACAAGACCAGCCGTGCAATGAGAACAAACCAACCAGTTAGATAACTGTttctgattattttattgttattgaatCAGTATCAGACCATAGTTTTTGTATAGCTATTTAGCCACAAAAATTTTCCTTTCGATGTTGTGTTCTTTGTATATAGTTGttgaatta comes from the Gigantopelta aegis isolate Gae_Host unplaced genomic scaffold, Gae_host_genome ctg2123_pilon_pilon, whole genome shotgun sequence genome and includes:
- the LOC121391338 gene encoding LOW QUALITY PROTEIN: alkaline proteinase-like (The sequence of the model RefSeq protein was modified relative to this genomic sequence to represent the inferred CDS: inserted 1 base in 1 codon) gives rise to the protein MVMNRYAELVLKRLPIEDINIKTWDIQSLVAAPIHEKKTKVDVIIDSDEVDSVNEESLHVKLGSKINTSMGSGSSSGWQDLTTADIKDLAKLTGKGVDVYVLDSGIWYTHNEFEGRAMSPGCDPVDQLFGTNRSGLDCXGHGTHVAGTIGGKTFGVAKEATIFSVRVLDCTNLAPGSIHGVITASAIENDKPFVYSNAGVCVDLYAPGSDIQSAAHILISVALQEVVHQWLLSCNWSHSIALREVSNYNSME